GCCGCAGTTGGTGATCGCGGCGCGCACCCGGTCGCGCGACTCCTGCAGTGCCGCGTCGGGCAGTCCGACCAGATGCACACCGGGCAACCCCGAGGTGATGTCGGCCTCGATCTCGACGATCACGCCGTCGAGCCCGCGCACCGCCACGGAAAATGCTCTGCCCAAACCCATCTCAACCCACCCCCGTCAAGTGCATGACCTCGGGCTCGCGGCGCCGGCCCACCCGTACGCCGATGACGTCGATCCGCAATGCCGCCCAGTGCATGTCCTGCTCGGACAACCAGATCGCCGCGAGCCGACGGATCCGACGCACCTTCTGCCCCGTCACCGCCTCGGCCAGCCCGCCGAAACCGTCACCGCTGCGCGTCTTCACCTCGACGAACACCACCGTGCCCGTGGCGGCGTCCTCGGCGATGATGTCGAGCTCGCCGTACCGGCACCGCCAATTGCGGGCCAGCGTCTGCAACCCCAGAGCCGTCAGATGCTCGACGGCAACCCGCTCACCCAGTGCGCCGAGCTCGGCCCGTGTCAATGAACTCATGCCCACACGGTGCGGACACGCACCGACAGAACAGGGCCGCGACGGCGAAGTTATCCCCAGATCCGGATTCATCCACAGGGCGGTCGGTCAACGCACCGATCCGCGTGTCGATTGCGTGCTCCTGGAACCGGTTATCGCAACAGATCTTTCACCTCACGCAACACACACGAAACCGTTGATGGAGTTTACTGACAATCAACCCGGTTTCTCTCAGATAAATGGAGGTTGTGTATGGAAACGGCGACCCACCCCAAATTCAGCGTCACGGCGGACGCGTGGAAGAACCTGCCCAAGATGCCGCAGTCGGAGTATCCCGGCACCGAGGGTTACATCGGCGACGTCTACGAAAACCCAAGCGGCAGCGTGATGTGCAGTGGCTTCTTCGAGTTGGTCCACACCGAGGCGCCGCTGCTCTACGAATACACC
This region of Mycolicibacterium goodii genomic DNA includes:
- a CDS encoding YraN family protein → MSSLTRAELGALGERVAVEHLTALGLQTLARNWRCRYGELDIIAEDAATGTVVFVEVKTRSGDGFGGLAEAVTGQKVRRIRRLAAIWLSEQDMHWAALRIDVIGVRVGRRREPEVMHLTGVG
- a CDS encoding cupin domain-containing protein, whose translation is METATHPKFSVTADAWKNLPKMPQSEYPGTEGYIGDVYENPSGSVMCSGFFELVHTEAPLLYEYTYDEMKIVLEGEFHLENVDTGQKSTAKAKDAIFFPKGSRILFSTPDRALAFYTGHRTADGL